Proteins from a single region of Deltaproteobacteria bacterium:
- a CDS encoding VWA domain-containing protein, with amino-acid sequence MEKKIVEFTNLLRKAGVRVSVAESLDAFTAIDEMPLEDRELFKDALRATMVKRGDDIDTYDRLFDLFWSGFHDQLQSELKQALGGMPGDFDLERLLEQLREMLENMDIDLSELAKALLSMDANALEQLIQQAGEQSEVQNIRNMLQIGFFSRRMIEQMDMEGAGGELKSLIERLREEGMDEARLGELEALLKAVQEAARRAVRQFAERELDKQNHDYIERFRRESLLEKSFYNLTEDDLRRLREVVQRLAQKLKSVITMRRKRERRGKFDLKTTMRRNMAHGGVPFELVFKQRKKEKPKLVVLCDISSSVANVSRFFLQFIFSLQDCFTKVRSFVFVAELGEVSQLFRDHDIFDAIDLALDGGEVINPYTRSNFGMAFHTFWRDFLSAIDNRTTVVVIGDARNNYNDPRAWCLREVHSKAKNVIWINPEAPGAWGFGDSVMDKYLPYTDVAEECRNLKQLTRLVDKLVL; translated from the coding sequence ATGGAGAAGAAGATCGTCGAGTTCACGAACCTGCTGAGGAAGGCAGGCGTGCGCGTATCGGTGGCGGAGTCGCTCGACGCCTTCACCGCCATCGACGAGATGCCGCTCGAGGACCGCGAGCTGTTCAAGGACGCTCTGCGCGCCACGATGGTGAAACGCGGCGACGACATCGATACCTACGACCGGCTCTTCGACCTGTTCTGGTCCGGCTTCCACGACCAGCTGCAGAGCGAGCTGAAGCAGGCGCTCGGCGGCATGCCCGGGGACTTCGACCTCGAGCGGCTGCTCGAGCAGCTGCGCGAGATGCTCGAGAACATGGACATCGACCTGTCCGAGCTCGCCAAGGCGCTCCTCAGCATGGACGCGAACGCGCTCGAGCAGCTGATCCAGCAGGCCGGGGAGCAGTCCGAGGTCCAGAACATCCGGAACATGCTGCAGATCGGCTTCTTCTCGCGTCGGATGATCGAGCAGATGGACATGGAAGGGGCGGGCGGCGAGCTGAAGTCGCTGATCGAGCGTCTGCGCGAAGAGGGAATGGACGAGGCGCGCCTCGGCGAGCTCGAGGCGCTGCTGAAGGCGGTCCAGGAGGCCGCCCGTCGCGCGGTGCGGCAGTTCGCGGAGCGCGAGCTCGACAAGCAGAACCACGACTACATCGAGCGGTTCCGCCGCGAGAGCCTGCTCGAGAAGAGCTTCTACAACCTGACCGAGGACGACCTGCGCCGGCTCCGCGAGGTCGTCCAACGGCTGGCGCAGAAGCTCAAGAGCGTGATCACGATGCGCCGCAAGCGCGAGCGCCGCGGCAAGTTCGACCTGAAAACCACCATGCGGCGGAACATGGCGCACGGGGGCGTGCCGTTCGAGCTGGTCTTCAAGCAACGCAAGAAGGAAAAGCCCAAGCTGGTCGTGCTCTGCGACATTTCGAGCTCGGTGGCGAACGTCTCGCGCTTCTTCCTGCAGTTCATCTTCAGCCTGCAGGACTGCTTCACCAAGGTGCGCAGCTTCGTTTTCGTCGCGGAGCTCGGCGAGGTCAGCCAGCTCTTCCGCGACCACGACATCTTCGATGCGATCGACCTGGCGCTCGACGGCGGCGAAGTGATCAACCCCTACACGCGCTCCAATTTCGGCATGGCCTTCCACACCTTCTGGCGCGACTTCCTCTCCGCGATCGACAACCGGACCACCGTCGTCGTGATCGGGGACGCGCGAAACAACTACAACGATCCGCGCGCGTGGTGCCTGCGCGAAGTGCACTCGAAGGCGAAGAACGTGATCTGGATCAATCCGGAGGCGCCCGGGGCCTGGGGGTTCGGTGACAGCGTGATGGACAAGTATCTGCCGTACACCGACGTCGCCGAGGAGTGCCGGAACCTGAAGCAGCTCACGCGACTGGTCGACAAGCTCGTGCTCTGA